In a genomic window of Octadecabacter temperatus:
- the phnD gene encoding phosphonate ABC transporter substrate-binding protein — protein MKKFIAAAWATTALATPTFAQEITEFRIGILGGENAQDRMNNYACLQDYTTEALGVETKLFAPADYNGVIQGLLGGTIDMAWLGASSYAATYLQNPEAVEPVLVKQNLDGSIGYHSIGFARVDSGIEALEGVQGKVFGFGDPNSTSGYLIPSIEIPMATGATMESGDYFGEVKFTGGHEQTIIAVSNGDIDAGVTWADAQGEWEDGYNSGALRRAVDAGLVDMNDLQQIWISNVIPEGPVVLRADLPEDVKATMTELVDTLYERDQDCAYGVAAGETLGFVPVTHETYESIVAARQSVIGN, from the coding sequence ATGAAAAAGTTTATCGCAGCCGCTTGGGCAACTACGGCCTTGGCCACACCTACATTTGCACAAGAAATCACCGAATTCCGTATCGGAATCTTGGGTGGCGAAAACGCACAGGACCGTATGAACAACTACGCTTGCCTGCAGGACTACACGACCGAAGCGCTTGGCGTTGAGACAAAGTTGTTCGCGCCTGCTGACTACAACGGCGTAATCCAGGGCCTTTTGGGTGGCACAATCGACATGGCATGGCTCGGCGCGTCCTCTTACGCTGCCACATATCTGCAGAACCCAGAGGCGGTTGAGCCTGTACTGGTTAAACAGAACCTCGACGGTTCTATCGGCTATCACTCCATCGGTTTTGCCCGTGTAGACAGCGGCATCGAGGCTCTTGAAGGCGTTCAAGGCAAGGTCTTTGGTTTCGGTGACCCGAACTCCACATCCGGCTACCTGATCCCATCCATCGAGATCCCGATGGCGACTGGCGCGACAATGGAATCTGGCGACTATTTCGGTGAAGTGAAATTCACTGGCGGACATGAGCAGACGATCATTGCCGTGTCAAATGGTGACATCGACGCGGGCGTTACTTGGGCTGACGCTCAGGGCGAATGGGAAGACGGCTACAACTCCGGTGCGCTGCGCCGTGCGGTTGATGCGGGTCTTGTCGACATGAACGACCTTCAGCAGATCTGGATCTCCAACGTGATCCCAGAAGGTCCGGTCGTTCTGCGCGCCGACCTGCCAGAAGACGTTAAAGCGACTATGACCGAACTGGTCGACACTCTTTATGAGCGCGATCAGGACTGTGCTTACGGTGTTGCTGCGGGTGAAACGCTTGGCTTTGTGCCAGTGACCCACGAAACATACGAAAGCATCGTTGCTGCACGTCAGTCTGTGATCGGCAACTAA
- the phnC gene encoding phosphonate ABC transporter ATP-binding protein has translation MLRINGLTKQFGDKIAVDSANIQIDEPAMIGIIGRSGAGKSTLLRMLNRLSDASNGEILFQGEDVTAMRGAARRQWQSRCAMIFQQFNLVPRMDVVSNVLHGTLNRRSAFATMFNLYPQSDIHKAIDILDRLGIAEQAPKRAEALSGGQQQRVAIARALMQDPVIILADEPIASLDPMNAQVVMQSLRDIHEEDGRMVIANLHTLDTARRYCDRVIGMRDGRIVFDGDPAELTTDAAREIYGAGSDFSEAATSTEIETLDRTDAPKIEAVA, from the coding sequence ATGCTAAGAATCAATGGGCTTACAAAACAGTTTGGCGACAAGATTGCCGTGGATTCTGCAAATATCCAGATTGATGAACCCGCAATGATTGGCATTATCGGGCGGTCAGGCGCAGGCAAATCGACTCTTCTGCGGATGCTGAACCGCCTCAGTGATGCGTCAAATGGCGAAATTCTGTTTCAGGGTGAAGATGTGACGGCGATGCGCGGGGCCGCGCGGCGCCAATGGCAATCCCGTTGCGCGATGATCTTTCAACAGTTCAATCTGGTCCCGCGGATGGATGTGGTGTCAAATGTGTTGCACGGGACGTTGAACCGCCGCTCGGCTTTCGCGACGATGTTCAACCTGTACCCCCAGTCCGATATCCACAAAGCCATTGATATTCTGGACCGACTTGGCATCGCTGAACAGGCACCGAAACGCGCCGAAGCTTTATCAGGTGGTCAACAACAGCGTGTCGCGATTGCGCGCGCACTCATGCAAGATCCCGTGATTATTCTAGCAGACGAACCAATTGCCTCGCTCGACCCAATGAACGCGCAAGTGGTGATGCAGTCCTTGCGCGACATTCACGAAGAAGATGGCCGCATGGTCATAGCCAATTTGCACACATTGGATACGGCGCGCCGCTATTGCGACCGCGTTATTGGCATGCGCGATGGCCGTATCGTGTTTGACGGCGATCCTGCGGAACTGACGACAGATGCCGCACGCGAAATTTATGGAGCAGGGTCGGATTTTTCCGAAGCCGCTACATCAACTGAAATCGAAACGCTGGACAGAACCGATGCGCCCAAAATCGAGGCCGTCGCCTGA
- a CDS encoding aldo/keto reductase: protein MTQLRTHGGELLSPLCFGTMQFGRTADAGASRAMYDACRAAGVNHFDTAHVYTGGASETLLGQFIKKERDAIFVATKVAYTGGAGRENIKASFDVSQKRLQLDCIDLLYLHRFDPDTPLSETFDALAQLQRVGKIRHIGVSNYAAWQVVKAQGVAAAMGTRIDMIQPMYSLVKRQAEVELLPMAKSEGIGVAAYSPLGAGLLTGKDTRRGDGRLATDSRYAARYGQPWMHKTAQDFAAFAARMQMAPATLAVAWAARHPSVNCPIISARTVDQLRPSLAAAQISMSGEDYARITALSQTPAPATDRLDEA, encoded by the coding sequence ATGACGCAGCTTCGCACGCATGGCGGGGAACTGCTGTCGCCACTGTGTTTTGGAACCATGCAATTTGGCAGAACAGCCGATGCTGGGGCGAGCCGAGCGATGTACGACGCGTGTCGCGCGGCGGGTGTGAACCATTTTGACACAGCGCATGTTTACACAGGCGGCGCGTCCGAGACCCTGTTGGGCCAGTTCATCAAGAAAGAGCGTGACGCGATCTTTGTGGCAACCAAGGTCGCCTATACGGGTGGTGCGGGCAGGGAGAACATCAAAGCGAGTTTTGACGTATCTCAAAAACGGCTTCAACTGGATTGCATTGATCTGCTGTATTTGCACCGCTTTGACCCTGATACCCCATTGAGCGAAACATTTGACGCGCTCGCGCAGTTGCAACGTGTTGGAAAAATTCGCCACATCGGCGTGTCAAACTATGCAGCTTGGCAAGTGGTGAAGGCGCAGGGGGTAGCTGCGGCGATGGGCACCCGCATTGATATGATCCAGCCCATGTATTCATTGGTCAAACGTCAGGCTGAGGTTGAATTGCTGCCGATGGCAAAGTCCGAAGGTATCGGTGTCGCCGCCTATTCACCGCTTGGGGCGGGGCTGTTGACCGGTAAAGACACCCGTCGCGGGGACGGTCGTCTTGCCACAGACAGCCGGTATGCCGCGCGGTATGGTCAGCCGTGGATGCACAAAACTGCACAAGATTTTGCAGCCTTTGCCGCGCGGATGCAGATGGCCCCCGCGACCCTTGCCGTCGCTTGGGCCGCGCGTCATCCAAGCGTGAACTGTCCTATCATTAGCGCGCGAACGGTTGATCAACTGCGGCCATCGCTGGCCGCGGCGCAGATATCAATGAGTGGTGAAGACTACGCACGGATCACGGCGCTTAGCCAAACACCAGCCCCTGCGACCGACCGCCTTGATGAAGCCTAG
- the arsJ gene encoding organoarsenical effux MFS transporter ArsJ, whose product MTTARSEGLSAYIAVTAAYWAFMLTDGALRMLVLLHFHTLGFSPVQLAYLFVLYEIAGIVTNLCAGWIAARFGLTSTLYAGLGLQVVALIALAQLDPAWAVGASVVFVMLVQGASGVAKDLAKMSSKSAVKLLAPSGDAGLFRWVALLTGSKNMVKGVGFLLGAALLGSVGFVGAVLGMAAVLAVILIAVLMFMPAGLPKGRKDAKFTEVFSKSPNVNWLSAARVVLFGARDVWFVVGIPIYFYAVLSDCTTEGNRTAFFLIGTFMAVWVILYGLVQANAPRILRAKSRPTSDLITAARGWAWALALVPAVLAVAALVANGPQDWLTLSVVVGLLVFGALFAVNSSLHSFLILSFTSAERVTMDVGFYYMANAAGRLIGTLASGLSYQIGGLPLMLGIAAVMVALSAVAVSFLTPDEEQAT is encoded by the coding sequence GTGACCACAGCGCGCTCCGAGGGGCTATCGGCTTACATCGCAGTTACAGCGGCCTATTGGGCGTTCATGCTGACGGACGGGGCGTTGCGGATGCTGGTCCTGTTGCACTTTCATACGCTTGGCTTTTCACCCGTGCAGCTGGCCTATTTATTTGTGCTGTACGAGATCGCGGGCATAGTGACGAACCTCTGCGCAGGATGGATCGCGGCGCGGTTCGGGTTGACGTCGACGCTTTATGCGGGGCTTGGGTTGCAAGTTGTCGCATTGATCGCATTGGCGCAGCTTGATCCCGCATGGGCCGTCGGGGCGTCTGTGGTGTTTGTGATGTTGGTGCAAGGTGCCAGCGGTGTGGCCAAAGATCTGGCCAAGATGTCATCTAAATCTGCGGTCAAACTGTTGGCGCCTTCGGGTGATGCGGGATTGTTCCGCTGGGTCGCCCTGCTGACGGGGTCCAAGAACATGGTCAAGGGTGTGGGGTTCCTACTGGGGGCCGCGCTGTTGGGATCGGTGGGCTTTGTTGGTGCGGTGCTTGGAATGGCGGCGGTCTTGGCGGTGATCCTGATCGCCGTGTTAATGTTTATGCCCGCCGGTCTTCCCAAAGGCCGCAAGGACGCGAAGTTCACAGAGGTCTTTTCCAAATCGCCCAACGTCAATTGGCTCAGCGCGGCGCGGGTGGTCCTGTTCGGCGCGCGCGATGTCTGGTTCGTGGTTGGTATCCCGATCTATTTCTACGCCGTCTTGTCTGATTGCACGACCGAAGGCAATCGCACGGCGTTCTTTCTGATCGGGACGTTTATGGCCGTATGGGTCATTCTTTACGGGCTCGTACAGGCCAATGCGCCGCGTATCCTGCGCGCCAAATCGCGCCCTACGTCGGATCTGATCACAGCGGCACGCGGTTGGGCTTGGGCGCTTGCGCTTGTGCCAGCGGTTCTGGCGGTGGCGGCTTTGGTTGCGAATGGTCCCCAAGACTGGCTAACGCTCAGCGTGGTTGTGGGCCTGTTGGTGTTTGGTGCGCTGTTTGCGGTGAACTCATCGCTCCACTCGTTTCTGATCCTGTCCTTCACATCGGCGGAACGGGTCACAATGGACGTGGGGTTCTACTACATGGCCAACGCGGCGGGGCGTTTGATCGGGACGCTCGCATCTGGGCTAAGCTATCAAATCGGCGGTCTGCCTTTGATGCTTGGCATCGCCGCGGTTATGGTCGCATTATCCGCCGTCGCGGTGAGCTTTTTAACACCTGACGAGGAACAAGCGACATGA
- a CDS encoding ArsJ-associated glyceraldehyde-3-phosphate dehydrogenase codes for MTVYAVNGLGRIGKLALKPLLAQVAQGGAEIAWINDAVGDPEMHAHLLEFDTVHGRWDAEFAHDDDSVTIDGTRLQFIGTRDIADLPLEGVDVVIDCTGVFKTEAKLAPYFEAGVKKVVVSAPVKDGDAANIVMGVNHDIYDAERHKIVTAASCTTNCLAPVVKVIHENLRIKHGSITTIHDVTNTQTIVDRPAKDLRRARSALNSLIPTTTGSATAITLIYPELTGRLNGHAVRVPLLNASLTDCVFEVERETTPEEVNALFKAASEGELTGILGYEERPLVSTDYTNDERSSIVDALSTMVINGTQVKIYAWYDNEMGYAHRLVDVAFMVGDSL; via the coding sequence ATGACCGTATATGCTGTGAACGGCCTTGGCCGGATTGGTAAACTCGCCCTAAAGCCCCTTTTGGCCCAAGTGGCGCAGGGGGGCGCGGAAATCGCATGGATCAACGACGCGGTGGGTGATCCTGAGATGCACGCGCATCTGCTGGAATTTGATACGGTTCACGGGCGCTGGGACGCCGAGTTTGCCCATGACGACGACAGTGTCACGATTGACGGCACCCGTCTGCAGTTCATCGGCACGCGTGACATTGCAGATCTGCCGCTGGAAGGTGTCGATGTAGTGATCGACTGTACGGGCGTTTTCAAAACCGAAGCCAAGCTGGCCCCGTACTTTGAGGCGGGTGTAAAAAAGGTCGTCGTTTCCGCCCCTGTCAAAGACGGCGATGCGGCGAATATCGTGATGGGTGTCAACCACGACATCTATGATGCGGAGCGCCATAAGATCGTGACGGCGGCCAGTTGCACGACGAACTGTCTGGCCCCTGTTGTGAAGGTGATCCACGAAAATCTGCGGATCAAACACGGATCAATCACTACGATCCACGATGTGACGAACACGCAGACCATTGTGGATCGCCCCGCCAAGGACTTGCGCCGTGCGCGCTCGGCGCTGAACTCTCTGATCCCGACGACGACGGGCAGCGCGACGGCGATCACGCTGATCTACCCAGAACTGACGGGGCGGCTAAACGGCCATGCGGTGCGGGTGCCGCTGCTCAATGCGTCACTAACAGATTGCGTGTTTGAAGTAGAACGCGAAACGACACCGGAAGAGGTGAACGCCCTTTTCAAAGCCGCGTCCGAGGGTGAGCTGACCGGCATTCTTGGCTATGAGGAACGCCCGTTGGTTTCGACGGATTACACCAATGATGAACGTTCAAGCATTGTGGATGCGCTATCGACCATGGTGATCAACGGCACACAGGTCAAAATCTACGCGTGGTACGATAATGAAATGGGCTACGCACACCGCTTGGTGGATGTGGCGTTCATGGTTGGAGACAGTCTGTGA
- a CDS encoding ArsR family transcriptional regulator produces the protein MDKLIPDRLSTLGYPQRLAVFRLLMRRYPDRVPATELANALDLKPNTLSSYVSALMQTGLISQERIGTSLRYAVDMEATQATIGFLIHDCCRGRPEICSPFSSDTSTRAPEMTDQKFNVLFICTGNSARSIFAEAILRDLAPDRFNVYSAGTKPQLDLNPFALDLLAHNGHDVSALRAKNIGEFQTEDALAFDFVFTVCDQAANEDCPAWQGQTISAHWGLPDPVKVEGTDAEKSLAFRQTYGALRNRMTGFTALPIASLDRISLQKAVDDIGQIKNEG, from the coding sequence ATGGACAAACTGATTCCCGATCGCCTCTCAACGCTTGGCTATCCGCAACGGCTCGCTGTGTTCCGGCTGCTGATGCGGCGCTATCCTGATCGCGTTCCTGCGACGGAACTCGCCAATGCTCTCGACCTCAAGCCCAATACGCTTTCCAGCTATGTGTCCGCTCTGATGCAAACCGGTCTGATCAGCCAAGAGCGCATCGGCACATCGCTGCGCTACGCGGTGGACATGGAGGCGACGCAAGCGACGATTGGGTTCCTTATTCACGACTGTTGTCGGGGACGACCCGAAATTTGTTCACCATTTTCAAGTGATACCTCGACAAGGGCTCCTGAAATGACCGACCAAAAATTCAATGTCTTGTTCATCTGCACTGGCAATTCCGCCCGCTCGATCTTTGCCGAAGCCATCCTGCGCGACCTCGCCCCGGATCGCTTCAATGTCTACTCAGCAGGCACCAAGCCCCAATTAGACCTGAACCCCTTCGCCTTGGACTTGTTGGCACACAACGGCCATGACGTGTCAGCTTTGCGCGCAAAGAACATCGGCGAATTTCAGACCGAGGATGCGCTGGCCTTTGATTTTGTATTCACCGTTTGTGATCAGGCTGCCAACGAAGATTGCCCCGCATGGCAGGGGCAGACCATTAGTGCCCACTGGGGGCTGCCTGACCCCGTAAAGGTCGAGGGCACGGATGCAGAGAAAAGCCTCGCGTTCCGTCAGACCTATGGCGCGTTGCGCAATCGCATGACGGGGTTCACCGCCCTTCCGATTGCGTCGCTTGATCGTATTTCTCTGCAAAAAGCCGTGGATGACATCGGCCAAATTAAAAACGAAGGATAG
- a CDS encoding tyrosine-type recombinase/integrase yields MPRVQLPAVTPKRKAWNKGRIIGQKRPLFPKQVWAIRARLELASYPRDLTLFNVAIDSKLRGCDLVKLTVTDLVKGDRVRERVLVIQSKTKKPVQFELTENTRDSVLLWVKSPEMFACQFMFPSRFHDRPHISTRQYGRLVRDWVTSIGLEPSAYGTHSLRRTKAAEIYRKTGNLRAVQLLLGHTKVDSTVRYLGVELEDALSIAEGIDI; encoded by the coding sequence ATGCCAAGAGTACAACTTCCTGCAGTCACACCTAAGCGCAAAGCCTGGAACAAGGGACGGATCATAGGGCAGAAACGACCGCTGTTTCCCAAACAGGTCTGGGCGATCCGCGCGCGCCTTGAACTTGCTAGTTATCCCCGCGACCTTACGCTGTTCAACGTCGCGATTGATAGCAAACTGCGCGGTTGTGATCTGGTCAAACTTACCGTCACGGACCTAGTAAAAGGAGATCGCGTTCGCGAACGGGTTTTGGTGATCCAGAGCAAAACCAAAAAGCCGGTGCAGTTCGAACTGACTGAAAACACGCGCGATTCAGTCTTACTATGGGTTAAATCGCCTGAGATGTTTGCTTGCCAGTTCATGTTCCCAAGCCGTTTCCACGATCGACCACACATCTCAACGCGGCAATACGGTCGGCTCGTCCGTGATTGGGTGACATCGATCGGGTTGGAGCCGAGCGCCTATGGCACTCATTCACTGCGCCGGACCAAAGCTGCGGAAATCTACCGCAAAACCGGTAACCTTCGCGCTGTGCAGCTTTTGCTTGGCCATACGAAGGTTGATAGCACAGTGCGTTACCTCGGCGTCGAGCTTGAAGATGCTTTGAGTATTGCGGAGGGGATCGATATCTGA
- a CDS encoding ROK family protein, with translation MRLVADIGGTNARLALCKDGAIAPQTVRNFSNDDWPHLYDIVTAYLKEHAPVPLDNMVIAVAGPVHGDQAVLTNRKWTILKTELLQRFGCKQVALVNDLSALGYAVPSMPTTQLRRIFNGPALAPKNGQYLVVGIGTGFNVSPVLSTSSSVHCFAVEAGHISMPKGVSDMLKAIGHSPDLFPTIETLFSGRGFTLFCQQATGDDTLLGTTAIQSYKTSSNPAISNAIDDYAALIGQLLRDLSLAYMPSSGVYLAGSVARAVVSISTVRLIEVFAQPCDILGDRTPGLFTIEDDFAALYGCAAHDRRQ, from the coding sequence ATGCGTTTGGTGGCAGACATTGGCGGGACGAATGCACGATTGGCTTTGTGCAAAGACGGAGCAATCGCCCCGCAAACCGTTCGCAATTTCAGCAATGATGACTGGCCGCATCTCTACGATATCGTAACGGCCTACCTCAAAGAACACGCGCCCGTGCCGCTGGATAACATGGTAATTGCCGTTGCGGGGCCTGTTCACGGCGATCAAGCGGTGCTGACAAACCGGAAGTGGACAATTCTAAAGACCGAATTGCTCCAACGGTTCGGCTGTAAGCAGGTGGCTCTGGTCAATGATTTGTCTGCACTTGGGTATGCGGTCCCTTCAATGCCCACAACGCAGTTGCGGCGCATCTTTAACGGTCCCGCGTTGGCGCCCAAGAACGGGCAATATTTGGTCGTCGGGATCGGGACGGGATTTAACGTTAGCCCTGTTTTGAGTACATCCAGCAGCGTTCATTGCTTCGCTGTCGAAGCAGGGCATATTTCTATGCCGAAAGGCGTGTCCGACATGCTTAAGGCAATCGGTCATTCGCCAGACCTGTTTCCAACGATCGAAACACTGTTTTCAGGACGCGGCTTTACGTTGTTTTGCCAGCAGGCGACCGGCGATGATACCCTGCTTGGAACCACTGCGATCCAATCCTACAAGACGTCGAGCAACCCTGCCATTTCGAACGCCATTGATGACTACGCCGCACTGATTGGACAGCTGCTGCGTGATCTGTCGTTGGCCTACATGCCGTCCTCAGGCGTCTACCTCGCAGGAAGCGTAGCCAGGGCTGTAGTAAGCATATCAACGGTCCGACTTATCGAGGTCTTTGCGCAACCTTGCGACATCCTTGGTGATCGAACACCCGGCCTTTTCACAATCGAAGACGACTTTGCAGCCCTCTACGGGTGTGCCGCACATGACCGTAGACAATGA
- a CDS encoding carbohydrate ABC transporter permease, whose product MTDMSYAPTRTQSPTTKLVLRFILYILLGVFALFYLMPLFVMITTSLKSLDEIRTGDLVSLPREVTFDAWRTAWSGACTGIQCEGVRPYFLNSLLIAIPAVLISTIIGALNGYVVAQWKFKGANIFFALLLFGCFIPFQVVLLPMAIVLGKLGISGTIPGLIFVHVIYGLGFTTLFFRNYYVSIPSELTKAAKVDGAGFFRIFWSIFLPLSLPIIVVSVIWQFTQIWNDFLFGVSFSQAGTQPVTVALNNIVNSTTGVKEYNVDMAAAIIAALPTLLVYVVAGKYFIRGLTAGSVKG is encoded by the coding sequence ATGACTGATATGTCTTACGCCCCAACCCGCACCCAAAGCCCGACGACCAAACTGGTTCTGCGCTTTATCCTCTACATCCTGCTTGGCGTCTTTGCGCTGTTTTATCTTATGCCGCTGTTTGTGATGATTACAACGTCGCTGAAGTCATTGGATGAAATCCGCACGGGAGATCTGGTATCGCTTCCACGTGAAGTCACTTTTGATGCTTGGCGCACTGCTTGGTCTGGCGCCTGTACGGGTATCCAATGTGAAGGCGTGCGCCCATATTTCCTGAATTCACTTCTGATCGCCATTCCTGCGGTTCTTATCTCTACGATCATCGGCGCGTTGAATGGCTACGTTGTGGCGCAATGGAAGTTCAAAGGCGCGAACATCTTTTTTGCATTGCTGTTGTTTGGTTGCTTCATCCCGTTTCAGGTCGTGTTACTGCCAATGGCGATCGTGTTAGGCAAGTTAGGAATCTCTGGCACCATACCGGGTTTGATTTTTGTCCACGTGATCTATGGCCTCGGTTTTACCACGCTGTTTTTCCGCAACTACTATGTGAGCATCCCTTCCGAGTTGACAAAGGCGGCAAAAGTCGATGGTGCAGGGTTCTTTCGTATCTTCTGGTCGATCTTCCTGCCGCTTAGCCTGCCGATCATCGTTGTATCCGTCATCTGGCAGTTCACCCAGATCTGGAACGACTTCCTGTTCGGAGTGAGCTTTAGCCAAGCTGGCACCCAGCCTGTGACGGTTGCTCTTAACAACATCGTAAACTCGACCACTGGCGTCAAAGAATACAATGTCGATATGGCCGCAGCGATCATCGCTGCCCTGCCGACGCTGCTTGTCTATGTCGTTGCTGGCAAATATTTCATCCGCGGTCTGACCGCTGGTTCTGTAAAGGGATAA
- a CDS encoding carbohydrate ABC transporter permease codes for MTRWLQDNMPKIVLAPSFIAVMVFVYGFIAWTAWVSLTRSRLMPRYELDSFIQYERLADSPRFETAMVNLAIFGTLFIVIAMVLGLLLAILLDQKIRTEGAIRTIYLYPMALSMIVTGTAWKWILNPELGIEATVKGWGFANFEFNWLVDPDMAIYTVVLAAVWQSSGFVMALFLAGLRSVDEEIIKAAQVDGIPTWRVYSAIIIPSMAPIFLSAFIVLAHLAIKAFDLVIALTGGGPGYATDLPATYMYAMAFSRGDIGQAASSAMVMMLVVFTIVVPYLYSELRTKDD; via the coding sequence ATGACACGCTGGTTGCAAGACAACATGCCAAAAATCGTTTTGGCACCGTCATTCATCGCCGTCATGGTGTTTGTGTACGGTTTTATCGCATGGACAGCTTGGGTGTCGTTGACCCGCTCGCGTCTAATGCCGCGCTACGAGCTTGATAGCTTCATTCAATATGAGCGCCTCGCCGACTCGCCACGGTTTGAGACCGCGATGGTGAATCTCGCCATCTTTGGCACGCTATTTATCGTGATCGCCATGGTGCTGGGTCTGCTTCTGGCGATCTTGCTGGACCAAAAAATCCGCACCGAAGGCGCGATCCGCACGATTTATCTTTATCCTATGGCCCTGTCGATGATCGTCACAGGCACCGCATGGAAATGGATCCTGAACCCTGAACTTGGCATCGAAGCCACCGTCAAAGGCTGGGGGTTCGCCAATTTTGAATTCAACTGGCTGGTTGATCCTGACATGGCGATCTACACCGTTGTGCTTGCCGCTGTCTGGCAAAGCTCCGGCTTCGTTATGGCGCTGTTTTTGGCCGGACTTCGCTCTGTGGATGAAGAAATCATCAAGGCCGCGCAGGTCGATGGTATCCCCACTTGGCGTGTTTATTCTGCTATCATTATTCCGTCGATGGCCCCGATTTTCCTCAGCGCGTTCATCGTGCTGGCCCACCTCGCGATCAAAGCCTTTGACCTCGTCATAGCGCTTACTGGCGGTGGCCCGGGTTACGCGACCGATCTTCCGGCCACCTACATGTATGCCATGGCGTTTTCGCGCGGTGACATCGGGCAGGCGGCAAGTTCGGCCATGGTTATGATGCTTGTCGTTTTCACGATTGTTGTCCCTTACCTCTATTCAGAATTGAGGACCAAAGATGACTGA
- a CDS encoding ABC transporter substrate-binding protein: MKSYVLSTASAIAVCAAGAVSADGHAEAEVLHYWTSGGEAKSVAVLQEEFAANGGTWTDMPVAGGGGDAAGTALRARVLSGNAPTAAQIKGPAIQEWFAEGVLADISSVAEANDWANLLPASIAAHMQCEGTWCAAPVNVHRVDWIWANTEILAANGIEMPTTWDEFNAAAETLQAAGIIPLAHGGQAWQDATVFETVVLGLGGAEFYQAALVDLDPEALTSDTMIAAFDQMRTMRGYVDPNFSGRDWNLATAMVMNGEAAFQIMGDWAKGEFLAAGKVPGVDFTCASTPGDGYLYNVDSFAMFSVEGDGKAAGQELLAELIMGPNFQEVFNMNKGSIPARTDVDLSGFDECAQISAADMASTNDGGTLMPSYAHGMALFGAQSGAITDVVTAHFNSDMSSEEAVQMLANAVANSR, encoded by the coding sequence ATGAAATCTTACGTATTGAGCACCGCATCCGCGATCGCTGTTTGTGCCGCTGGCGCGGTATCTGCTGACGGTCACGCTGAAGCAGAAGTTTTACACTACTGGACATCCGGTGGCGAAGCGAAATCGGTCGCAGTTCTGCAAGAAGAGTTCGCTGCAAACGGCGGCACATGGACAGATATGCCAGTCGCTGGTGGCGGCGGTGACGCGGCTGGTACAGCCCTGCGTGCACGTGTTCTGTCCGGAAACGCGCCGACAGCGGCACAGATCAAAGGCCCAGCCATTCAGGAATGGTTTGCCGAAGGCGTTCTGGCTGACATTTCCAGCGTTGCAGAAGCCAACGACTGGGCAAACCTGCTTCCAGCCTCCATCGCAGCACACATGCAGTGCGAAGGCACTTGGTGTGCGGCGCCGGTAAACGTACACCGTGTTGACTGGATCTGGGCCAACACAGAAATCTTGGCCGCTAACGGCATCGAGATGCCAACAACTTGGGACGAGTTCAACGCTGCAGCCGAAACGCTGCAAGCCGCTGGCATCATTCCACTGGCCCACGGTGGTCAGGCTTGGCAGGACGCGACTGTGTTCGAAACTGTTGTTCTGGGTCTCGGCGGCGCTGAGTTCTATCAGGCAGCCCTCGTAGACCTCGACCCAGAGGCGCTGACATCCGACACGATGATTGCAGCGTTTGATCAGATGCGCACCATGCGTGGCTATGTTGATCCAAACTTCTCTGGTCGTGACTGGAACCTCGCCACAGCAATGGTCATGAACGGCGAAGCCGCTTTCCAGATCATGGGTGACTGGGCAAAGGGTGAATTCCTCGCCGCTGGTAAAGTGCCGGGCGTTGATTTCACATGCGCCTCCACTCCGGGTGACGGCTACCTTTACAACGTGGACAGCTTTGCAATGTTCTCTGTTGAAGGCGACGGCAAAGCCGCTGGTCAGGAACTTCTGGCTGAACTCATCATGGGGCCAAACTTCCAAGAAGTGTTCAACATGAACAAAGGTTCCATCCCAGCGCGCACAGACGTTGATCTGTCCGGCTTTGATGAGTGCGCGCAGATTTCTGCTGCTGACATGGCGTCCACAAACGATGGCGGCACATTGATGCCATCTTACGCACACGGCATGGCACTGTTTGGTGCCCAGTCCGGCGCGATCACAGACGTTGTAACAGCGCACTTCAACTCAGACATGTCTTCTGAAGAAGCGGTTCAGATGTTGGCAAACGCTGTTGCGAACTCCCGCTAA